Proteins encoded by one window of Nicotiana tabacum cultivar K326 chromosome 10, ASM71507v2, whole genome shotgun sequence:
- the LOC107803348 gene encoding pentatricopeptide repeat-containing protein At3g53360, mitochondrial-like translates to MMKRLGSIRSYVNHSIHTSFNNEQSSNDHIIFLCKQKLFKRALETFELLQRNTSFSLYPSTYAQLVSACSSLRSLQYARKVHNHILSSNYQPDMIFQNHLLNMYGKCGSLSDARKMFDEMLERNLVSWTSIIAGYSQNGQEKEAVDLYFRMRQCGLIPDQFTFGSVIKACSYMNQVELGKLLHGHVIKSEPGSHLIAQNALIAMYTKFSRINEALAVFLRIKSKDLISWSSMVAGYSQLGYELEALSCFREMLGRGIYKLNEFIFGSVFSACRSLAQAEYGRQIHGLSIKFGLSFDAFVGCAVTDMYARCGWLRSARTAFYQIGNPDLVSWNALIAGFAYGGDPEEAISLFSQMRTLRLTPDDVTVRSLLCAFVSPSALFLGKQVHCYVIKSGFDLEISVSNTLLSTYANCSDLPDAYKIFNEIQNKADLVSWNAILTAFLQQSESGEVFSLFKMMLLSSNKPDHITLVNMLGASGKVASLEVGDQVCCYAMKNGLSEDICVMNALIDMYVKCGNMTSSRKLFDSMKNPDAVSWSSLIVGYAQFGYGEEALDLFQKMRYLAVKPNQVTFVGVLTACSHVGRVKEGWQLFRAMETEFGIVPTREHCCCVVDMLARAGCIEEAEAFINQMELDPDIVMWKTLLAACKTRNNLDVGKRAAEKILEIDPSNSAAHVLLCNIFASTGSWKDVASLRGLMRQKGVKKVPGQSWIEVKDRIHVFLAEDCMHPKRDRIYSMLDELWLQMLDDDYLPLHI, encoded by the coding sequence ATGATGAAAAGGTTAGGATCAATCCGGAGCTATGTCAATCACAGCATACATACTTCTTTCAACAATGAACAGTCAAGTAATGATCATATAATCTTCTTATGTAAGCAAAAGTTGTTTAAACGAGCTCTAGAGACATTCGAGTTGTTACAAAGGAACACATCTTTCAGTTTGTATCCAAGCACGTATGCTCAGCTAGTATCCGCGTGCTCGTCTCTTAGATCCCTGCAGTATGCAAGAAAAGTTCATAATCATATATTATCATCCAATTATCAACCAGACATGatttttcaaaatcatttatTGAATATGTATGGTAAATGTGGGTCATTGAGCGATGCTAGAAAGATGTTCGATGAAATGCTTGAACGAAATTTGGTCTCTTGGACTTCGATAATTGCTGGGTACTCGCAAAACGGTCAGGAGAAGGAAGCTGTAGATCTTTACTTTCGAATGCGACAGTGTGGTCTTATACCGGACCAGTTTACGTTTGGGAGCGTAATCAAAGCGTGCTCGTATATGAATCAGGTGGAGTTAGGGAAGCTGTTGCACGGGCATGTCATTAAATCAGAACCTGGTTCCCACCTTATTGCTCAGAATGCATTGATTGCGATGTATACAAAGTTTAGTCGAATTAATGAGGCATTGGCAGTGTTCTTGCGTATTAAATCGAAGGATTTGATTTCATGGAGCTCAATGGTTGCTGGATATTCACAGCTTGGCTATGAATTAGAAGCTCTGTCTTGCTTCAGGGAGATGCTTGGTCGGGGAATCTACAAACTGAATGAATTCATTTTTGGAAGCGTCTTTAGTGCCTGTAGAAGTCTTGCACAAGCAGAATATGGAAGACAAATACATGGTTTAAGCATAAAATTTGGGCTCAGTTTTGATGCTTTTGTTGGTTGTGCTGTTACTGACATGTATGCCAGATGTGGATGGTTGCGTTCTGCAAGAACTGCATTCTACCAAATAGGAAACCCGGATCTTGTATCCTGGAATGCTCTGATTGCGGGATTTGCATACGGAGGTGATCCCGAGGAAGCTATATCTCTCTTTTCTCAAATGAGAACTTTGAGGTTGACCCCAGATGATGTCACAGTTCGTTCTTTACTTTGTGCCTTTGTAAGTCCATCTGCTCTGTTTCTAGGAAAGCAAGTGCACTGCTATGTTATCAAGAGTGGCTTTGATTTAGAGATTTCCGTCTCTAATACATTACTTTCAACGTATGCCAACTGTTCAGATCTTCCGGATGCATATAAAATATTCAATGAGATACAAAACAAGGCAGATTTAGTCTCGTGGAACGCCATTCTTACCGCTTTTCTACAACAGAGTGAGTCTGGAGAAGTCTTCTCATTATTTAAAATGATGCTTCTTTCTTCTAATAAGCCTGATCATATTACATTAGTTAATATGCTTGGGGCTTCTGGAAAAGTAGCCTCTTTGGAAGTAGGAGACCAGGTTTGTTGCTATGCCATGAAAAATGGGCTAAGTGAAGATATATGCGTCATGAATGCTTTAATTGACATGTATGTGAAATGTGGAAATATGACAAGCTCTAGGAAGCTCTTCGATAGTATGAAGAACCCTGATGCGGTCTCATGGAGCAGTTTAATAGTGGGGTATGCTCAGTTTGGATACGGAGAAGAAGCTCTAGATCTCTTCCAGAAGATGAGATATTTAGCTGTCAAGCCAAACCAAGTTACCTTCGTCGGTGTTTTGACTGCTTGTAGTCATGTTGGACGAGTCAAAGAAGGGTGGCAGTTGTTCAGAGCCATGGAAACGGAGTTTGGTATTGTACCGACTAGAGAGCATTGTTGCTGTGTGGTTGACATGCTTGCCCGTGCTGGCTGCATAGAAGAAGCAGAAGCTTTTATCAATCAAATGGAACTTGATCCTGATATTGTGATGTGGAAAACTTTGTTAGCTGCTTGCAAAACACGTAACAATCTTGATGTGGGCAAACGAGCCGCAGAGAAAATTTTGGAGATTGATCCCTCGAATTCTGCTGCGCATGTGTTACTCTGTAACATTTTTGCTTCTACTGGAAGTTGGAAGGATGTTGCATCACTGAGGGGTCTGATGAGACAAAAAGGTGTCAAAAAGGTTCCAGGTCAAAGCTGGATTGAAGTCAAGGACCGGATCCATGTCTTCTTGGCTGAGGACTGTATGCACCCAAAAAGGGACAGAATATACTCCATGCTAGATGAACTGTGGCTACAGATGCTGGATGATGACTATTTGCCCCTTCATATTTAA
- the LOC107803347 gene encoding kinesin-like protein KIN-5D isoform X1, whose product METPKSNHQRRGSIPPFSMSQTLWSNEKSCRDSRSNDEKGVNVKVLLRCRPPNEDEMKVKGPSVISCNELKKEVTATLNTATKQLNKTSVFDKVCGPSSQQKDFYDHSVAPLVNEAVEGYTCTIFAYGQTGTGKTYTMEGEAIKEKNGEFHKNAGVIPRAVQQIFDILECQKAEYTMKVAYIEIYNEEITDLLSLDEESKSIEEKPRKPLALMEDGKGAVFIRGLEEVAVSTADEIYKILEKGSANKHTAETLLNKQSNRSHSIFSITLQVKECTPEGLELIKCGKLNLVDLAGSENILRSGAKEGRAREAGEINKSLLTLGRVINALVDHSGHVPYRDSKLTRLLRDSLGGKTKTCIIATVSPSIQCLEETLSTLEYANRAKQIKNRPEVNRKVTKSALITDLYVEMDRLKQELHATREKNGIYIPQDRYLSEEAAHKAIVERLKFTELDLESKNKKLRELQDLYDYQRQLTANLTEELERTQRELKEAEQAFNDLEAQNSRAKETVQEKDHLVFDLIKSEKAMTDKALELQAEVENAESEISTLFAKIEKSNNREERNKILVQNFRNRLTQQLESLKRNTAVSVTKQEQQLNVILEDTQSFLATKRRATDELKTQLQKLKDKYSSDIQNLAVSAQELNENSQLAFSEVNSEVSKHSSSFMDLFAKISADVNSILNGLQGNIRELEVKINAFVQKEQQNQTRRYQGIQLTSEVLLNFFKTLNSYISKLRLMDEKSQTINHQQLCTLEEKFEELAASEERQLIEKVAELMSASNTRKKKLVQTAVNGLRECSSIKTRNLNAEFSNIQGCTNSAYEEWTSYVESTQAQHIEDSTRLEFWKSSLAGHIECCLAKSKGVEDGWRNAQESLLRRQTRNVNSIDCIMKSAMESNGKTSTQFSSTVTSILEETAISKRNLLSAMESLLKLDHNECEKIYSVIYPCVEDMKQMKDSHSSKVSEIAENAGKALTDEYKVDEPSCSTLRRKRVSVPSRESIKNLRTPLLEESLKSFQGNGIAKRANRM is encoded by the exons ATGGAAACACCAAAGTCGAATCATCAACGAAGAGGAAGTATACCTCCTTTTTCGATGTCTCAAACGCTGTGGTCAAATGAAAAGTCATGCAGAGATTCGCGATCAAATGATGAAAAGGGGGTAAATGTGAAAGTTTTATTGCGTTGCAG GCCTCCAAATGAGGATGAAATGAAGGTGAAAGGTCCCTCGGTGATCTCGTGCAACGAGCTGAAAAAAGAAGTTACTGCAACTTTGAACACAGCTACTAAGCAACTAAACAAAACCTCTGTCTTTGATAAG GTTTGTGGTCCATCATCTCAGCAAAAGGACTTCTATGATCATTCTGTCGCTCCTCTAGTTAATGAAGCTGTCGAGGGATATACTTGTACTATTTTTGCTTATGGCCAAACCGGAACAGGAAAAACTTACACAATGGAAGGGGAAGCAATTAAAGAGAAG AATGGGGAGTTTCACAAGAATGCTGGAGTAATCCCAAGAGCAGTCCAacaaatttttgacattttggagTGCCAAAAGGCAGAGTACactatgaaagttgcatatataGAGATTTACAATGAGGAAATAACAGATCTTCTTTCGCTGGATGAGGAATCAAAATCGATAGAAGAGAAGCCGAGAAAGCCATTAGCCCTTATGGAAGATGGAAAAGGTGCAGTTTTCATAAGAGGCCTAGAAGAGGTGGCAGTGTCAACGGCAGATGAAATATACAAAATTTTGGAGAAAGGCTCTGCTAATAAGCATACAGCTGAGACGCTTCTTAATAAACAAAGCAATAGGTCTCATTCAATATTTTCCATCACCTTACAAGTTAAGGAATGCACGCCTGAGGGACTAGAACTGATAAAGTGTGGAAAACTAAATCTTGTTGACCTAGCAGGATCTGAGAACATTTTACGCTCGGGAGCGAAAGAG GGAAGAGCAAGAGAGGCTGGTGAGATAAATAAGAGCTTGCTTACTTTGGGCAGAGTCATCAATGCTTTGGTTGATCATTCTGGACATGTTCCATACAG AGATAGCAAATTGACAAGGTTACTGAGGGATTCATTAGGAGGAAAAACAAAGACATGCATAATTGCCACAGTTTCACCATCCATTCAGTGCTTGGAAGAGACTCTCAGTACTCTTGAATATGCTAATCGTGCCAAGCAAATTAAAAACAGGCCAGAG GTCAATCGGAAGGTGACCAAATCTGCACTAATCACAGATCTGTATGTGGAGATGGACCGCCTAAAGCAAG AATTACACGCAACGAGGGAGAAGAATGGAATCTACATACCACAAGACCGCTACTTGAGTGAAGAGGCAGCTCACAAG GCAATAGTTGAGAGACTGAAGTTCACAGAACTTGATTTAGAGTCCAAAAACAAG AAACTGAGAGAGCTTCAGGATCTTTATGATTATCAGCGACAACTGACAGCAAATTTAACCGAAGAACTTGAGAGAACTCAG AGAGAACTCAAGGAAGCTGAACAAGCTTTCAATGATCTAGAAGCTCAAAATAGTCGAGCGAAAGAGACGGTTCAAGAGAAGGATCATCTGGTATTTGATCTCATTAAATCTG AAAAGGCAATGACTGATAAAGCACTTGAGCTTCAAGCTGAAGTAGAGAATGCAGAATCAGAGATATCCACCTTGTTCGCCAAAATTG AGAAAAGCAACAATAGGGAGGAGAGAAACAAAATTCTCGTGCAAAATTTCCGCAACAGATTAACTCAGCAGCTTGAAAGTTTAAAGAGAAACACTGCAGTTTCTGTAACCAAACAAGAGCAGCAATTGAATGTAATATTAGAAGATACCCAATCCTTCTTAGCTACTAAAAGGAGG GCTACAGATGAGTTAAAGACTCAGCTCCAGAAGCTGAAAGACAAGTATAGCTCTGATATTCAGAATTTAGCTGTTTCGGCCCAAGAACTTAATGAAAATTCTCAGCTAGCTTTTAGCGAAGTCAATTCAGAAGTATCAAAGCATTCTTCTTCCTTTATGGAT CTTTTTGCAAAGATTTCTGCCGATGTTAATTCTATACTCAACGGCCTGCAAGGTAACATAAGGGAACTTGAGGTGAAGATAAATGCTTTTGTGCAAAAGGAACAACAG AATCAAACAAGAAGATATCAAGGAATTCAATTAACCTCTGAAGTTCTCCTCAACTTTTTCAAGACTTTAAATTCATACATCTCAAAATTGAGACTAATGGATGAAAAATCGCAAACAATTAATCATCAGCAACTCTGCACCCTTGAAGAGAAGTTTGAG GAGTTGGCTGCAAGTGAAGAACGACAACTGATAGAAAAAGTTGCAGAGCTTATGTCAGCTTCTAATACTAGGAAGAAAAAGCTG gttCAAACAGCAGTAAATGGCCTTAGAGAGTGCTCTAGTATCAAAACCAGAAATCTAAATGCTGAGTTCTCAAACATACAAGGTTGCACTAATTCTGCCTATGAAGAATGGACAAGCTATGTTGAAAGCACACAAGCCCAACATATCGAGGATTCAACTAGATTGGAATTTTGGAAAAGTAGCCTAGCAGGGCACATCGAATGCTG CTTGGCAAAATCAAAGGGGGTCGAAGATGGATGGAGAAATGCCCAAGAATCCCTTCTTAGACGACAAACAAGAAATGTCAACTCAATTGATTGCATTATGAA GAGTGCAATGGAATCAAATGGAAAGACCAGCACTCAGTTTTCCTCCACAGTGACTTCTATACTAGAAGAAACAGCTATTTCCAAGAGGAACCTTCTTTCAGCCATGGAAA GTTTGCTGAAACTTGATCATAATGAATGTGAGAAGATTTATTCAGTTATATATCCTTGTGTTGAGGATATGAAACAAATGAAAGACAGTCATTCCTCCAAAGTATCCGAGATTGCAGAAAATGCAGGAAAAGCATTGACAGATGAGTACAAG GTTGATGAACCATCATGCTCAACTCTGAGGAGGAAAAGAGTTAGCGTTCCAAGCAGGGAATCTATCAAAAATCTCAGAACTCCTTTACTCGAGGAGTCACTCAAGTCGTTTCAAGGCAATGGAATAGCAAAGCGAGCTAACAGAATGTAA
- the LOC107803347 gene encoding kinesin-like protein KIN-5D isoform X2 encodes METPKSNHQRRGSIPPFSMSQTLWSNEKSCRDSRSNDEKGVNVKVLLRCRPPNEDEMKVKGPSVISCNELKKEVTATLNTATKQLNKTSVFDKVCGPSSQQKDFYDHSVAPLVNEAVEGYTCTIFAYGQTGTGKTYTMEGEAIKEKNGEFHKNAGVIPRAVQQIFDILECQKAEYTMKVAYIEIYNEEITDLLSLDEESKSIEEKPRKPLALMEDGKGAVFIRGLEEVAVSTADEIYKILEKGSANKHTAETLLNKQSNRSHSIFSITLQVKECTPEGLELIKCGKLNLVDLAGSENILRSGAKEGRAREAGEINKSLLTLGRVINALVDHSGHVPYRDSKLTRLLRDSLGGKTKTCIIATVSPSIQCLEETLSTLEYANRAKQIKNRPEVNRKVTKSALITDLYVEMDRLKQELHATREKNGIYIPQDRYLSEEAAHKAIVERLKFTELDLESKNKKLRELQDLYDYQRQLTANLTEELERTQRELKEAEQAFNDLEAQNSRAKETVQEKDHLVFDLIKSEKAMTDKALELQAEVENAESEISTLFAKIEKSNNREERNKILVQNFRNRLTQQLESLKRNTAVSVTKQEQQLNATDELKTQLQKLKDKYSSDIQNLAVSAQELNENSQLAFSEVNSEVSKHSSSFMDLFAKISADVNSILNGLQGNIRELEVKINAFVQKEQQNQTRRYQGIQLTSEVLLNFFKTLNSYISKLRLMDEKSQTINHQQLCTLEEKFEELAASEERQLIEKVAELMSASNTRKKKLVQTAVNGLRECSSIKTRNLNAEFSNIQGCTNSAYEEWTSYVESTQAQHIEDSTRLEFWKSSLAGHIECCLAKSKGVEDGWRNAQESLLRRQTRNVNSIDCIMKSAMESNGKTSTQFSSTVTSILEETAISKRNLLSAMESLLKLDHNECEKIYSVIYPCVEDMKQMKDSHSSKVSEIAENAGKALTDEYKVDEPSCSTLRRKRVSVPSRESIKNLRTPLLEESLKSFQGNGIAKRANRM; translated from the exons ATGGAAACACCAAAGTCGAATCATCAACGAAGAGGAAGTATACCTCCTTTTTCGATGTCTCAAACGCTGTGGTCAAATGAAAAGTCATGCAGAGATTCGCGATCAAATGATGAAAAGGGGGTAAATGTGAAAGTTTTATTGCGTTGCAG GCCTCCAAATGAGGATGAAATGAAGGTGAAAGGTCCCTCGGTGATCTCGTGCAACGAGCTGAAAAAAGAAGTTACTGCAACTTTGAACACAGCTACTAAGCAACTAAACAAAACCTCTGTCTTTGATAAG GTTTGTGGTCCATCATCTCAGCAAAAGGACTTCTATGATCATTCTGTCGCTCCTCTAGTTAATGAAGCTGTCGAGGGATATACTTGTACTATTTTTGCTTATGGCCAAACCGGAACAGGAAAAACTTACACAATGGAAGGGGAAGCAATTAAAGAGAAG AATGGGGAGTTTCACAAGAATGCTGGAGTAATCCCAAGAGCAGTCCAacaaatttttgacattttggagTGCCAAAAGGCAGAGTACactatgaaagttgcatatataGAGATTTACAATGAGGAAATAACAGATCTTCTTTCGCTGGATGAGGAATCAAAATCGATAGAAGAGAAGCCGAGAAAGCCATTAGCCCTTATGGAAGATGGAAAAGGTGCAGTTTTCATAAGAGGCCTAGAAGAGGTGGCAGTGTCAACGGCAGATGAAATATACAAAATTTTGGAGAAAGGCTCTGCTAATAAGCATACAGCTGAGACGCTTCTTAATAAACAAAGCAATAGGTCTCATTCAATATTTTCCATCACCTTACAAGTTAAGGAATGCACGCCTGAGGGACTAGAACTGATAAAGTGTGGAAAACTAAATCTTGTTGACCTAGCAGGATCTGAGAACATTTTACGCTCGGGAGCGAAAGAG GGAAGAGCAAGAGAGGCTGGTGAGATAAATAAGAGCTTGCTTACTTTGGGCAGAGTCATCAATGCTTTGGTTGATCATTCTGGACATGTTCCATACAG AGATAGCAAATTGACAAGGTTACTGAGGGATTCATTAGGAGGAAAAACAAAGACATGCATAATTGCCACAGTTTCACCATCCATTCAGTGCTTGGAAGAGACTCTCAGTACTCTTGAATATGCTAATCGTGCCAAGCAAATTAAAAACAGGCCAGAG GTCAATCGGAAGGTGACCAAATCTGCACTAATCACAGATCTGTATGTGGAGATGGACCGCCTAAAGCAAG AATTACACGCAACGAGGGAGAAGAATGGAATCTACATACCACAAGACCGCTACTTGAGTGAAGAGGCAGCTCACAAG GCAATAGTTGAGAGACTGAAGTTCACAGAACTTGATTTAGAGTCCAAAAACAAG AAACTGAGAGAGCTTCAGGATCTTTATGATTATCAGCGACAACTGACAGCAAATTTAACCGAAGAACTTGAGAGAACTCAG AGAGAACTCAAGGAAGCTGAACAAGCTTTCAATGATCTAGAAGCTCAAAATAGTCGAGCGAAAGAGACGGTTCAAGAGAAGGATCATCTGGTATTTGATCTCATTAAATCTG AAAAGGCAATGACTGATAAAGCACTTGAGCTTCAAGCTGAAGTAGAGAATGCAGAATCAGAGATATCCACCTTGTTCGCCAAAATTG AGAAAAGCAACAATAGGGAGGAGAGAAACAAAATTCTCGTGCAAAATTTCCGCAACAGATTAACTCAGCAGCTTGAAAGTTTAAAGAGAAACACTGCAGTTTCTGTAACCAAACAAGAGCAGCAATTGAAT GCTACAGATGAGTTAAAGACTCAGCTCCAGAAGCTGAAAGACAAGTATAGCTCTGATATTCAGAATTTAGCTGTTTCGGCCCAAGAACTTAATGAAAATTCTCAGCTAGCTTTTAGCGAAGTCAATTCAGAAGTATCAAAGCATTCTTCTTCCTTTATGGAT CTTTTTGCAAAGATTTCTGCCGATGTTAATTCTATACTCAACGGCCTGCAAGGTAACATAAGGGAACTTGAGGTGAAGATAAATGCTTTTGTGCAAAAGGAACAACAG AATCAAACAAGAAGATATCAAGGAATTCAATTAACCTCTGAAGTTCTCCTCAACTTTTTCAAGACTTTAAATTCATACATCTCAAAATTGAGACTAATGGATGAAAAATCGCAAACAATTAATCATCAGCAACTCTGCACCCTTGAAGAGAAGTTTGAG GAGTTGGCTGCAAGTGAAGAACGACAACTGATAGAAAAAGTTGCAGAGCTTATGTCAGCTTCTAATACTAGGAAGAAAAAGCTG gttCAAACAGCAGTAAATGGCCTTAGAGAGTGCTCTAGTATCAAAACCAGAAATCTAAATGCTGAGTTCTCAAACATACAAGGTTGCACTAATTCTGCCTATGAAGAATGGACAAGCTATGTTGAAAGCACACAAGCCCAACATATCGAGGATTCAACTAGATTGGAATTTTGGAAAAGTAGCCTAGCAGGGCACATCGAATGCTG CTTGGCAAAATCAAAGGGGGTCGAAGATGGATGGAGAAATGCCCAAGAATCCCTTCTTAGACGACAAACAAGAAATGTCAACTCAATTGATTGCATTATGAA GAGTGCAATGGAATCAAATGGAAAGACCAGCACTCAGTTTTCCTCCACAGTGACTTCTATACTAGAAGAAACAGCTATTTCCAAGAGGAACCTTCTTTCAGCCATGGAAA GTTTGCTGAAACTTGATCATAATGAATGTGAGAAGATTTATTCAGTTATATATCCTTGTGTTGAGGATATGAAACAAATGAAAGACAGTCATTCCTCCAAAGTATCCGAGATTGCAGAAAATGCAGGAAAAGCATTGACAGATGAGTACAAG GTTGATGAACCATCATGCTCAACTCTGAGGAGGAAAAGAGTTAGCGTTCCAAGCAGGGAATCTATCAAAAATCTCAGAACTCCTTTACTCGAGGAGTCACTCAAGTCGTTTCAAGGCAATGGAATAGCAAAGCGAGCTAACAGAATGTAA